TCGTTGTAGTAACCGGTGTGGTCGCCGAACGGACCCTCCGGCGCCTCGTCACCGGGCACGATGTGGCCTTCCAGCACGAACTCCGCGCTGGCGGGTACCTGCAGGTCGGAACCCTTGCATTTGACCAGTTCGGTACGCGCGCCGCGCAGCAGCCCGGCAAAGGCGTGCTCCGACAGACTGTCGGGTACCGGCGTGACGGCGCCGAGGATGGTGGCCGGGTCCGCACCCAGCGCCACGGCGACGGGAAACGGTTCGCCGGGGTGCGTCTCCTGCCAGTCGCGAAAATCCAGCGCCCCGCCCCGGTGCGCCAGCCAGCGCATGATGACGCGGTTGCGGCCGATCACCTGCTGGCGGTAAATGCCCATGTTCTGGCGCGGCTTGTGCGGCCCGCGCGTCACCACCAGACCCCAGGTGATCAACGGTCCGGCATCGCCGGGCCAGCAGGTCTGGATCGGCAGGCGGCCGAGATCCACTGCCTCGCCCTCGAGCACCACTTCCTGGCAGGGCGCGCTGCGCACCGTCTTCGGCGCCATGTCCAGCACCTTCTTGAAGACGGGCAGGCTTTTCCAGGCCTCCTTGAGGCCGCGCGGCGGGTCCGGCTCCTTGAGATAGGCCAGCAGCTTGCCCACCTCGCGCAGGGCCTCCACCGAGTCCTCGCCCATGCCCATGGCGACGCGTTTGGGCGTGCCGAACAGATTGGCGAGGACCGGAATGTCCGATCCCTTGGGGTTCTCGAACAACAGGGCCGGGCCGCCGGCGCGCAGGGTACGGTCGCAGATCTCCGTCATTTCCAGGTTCGGATCGACCTCGGTCGTAATGCGCTTGAGTTCGCCGGCCTTTTCCAGCTGGGCCATGAAATCGCGCAGGTCGGCGTATTTCACGAGTGGTCCTTCCTCATGCCGCCGCTGCCAGGCCGAATTCGGCCACCACGGGGGCATGATCCGACGGCCGTTCCAGACGCCGCGGCGCGACATCGATCATGCTGGCAGTGCACGATTCGGCCATGGCCAGGCTGGCGAGAATCAGGTCGATGCGCAGGCCGCGGTTGCGGCGAAAACCCGCCGCCCGGTAGTCCCACCACGAAAACAGGTTCTCCTCCTGCTCAAAGCGGCGGAAACTGTCCTCGAACCCCAGGGCCAGCAGACGCTGCAACGCTTCGCGTTCCGGCGTGCTGCACAAAATGCGTTCGTGCCAGGCTTCGGGATCGTGCACGTCGCGATCGTCCGGCGCGATGTTGAAGTCGCCCAGAATGACGTAGTTCGGATACGCCTTCATGTCCTGTTCCACATA
This window of the Gammaproteobacteria bacterium genome carries:
- the ubiD gene encoding 4-hydroxy-3-polyprenylbenzoate decarboxylase, yielding MKYADLRDFMAQLEKAGELKRITTEVDPNLEMTEICDRTLRAGGPALLFENPKGSDIPVLANLFGTPKRVAMGMGEDSVEALREVGKLLAYLKEPDPPRGLKEAWKSLPVFKKVLDMAPKTVRSAPCQEVVLEGEAVDLGRLPIQTCWPGDAGPLITWGLVVTRGPHKPRQNMGIYRQQVIGRNRVIMRWLAHRGGALDFRDWQETHPGEPFPVAVALGADPATILGAVTPVPDSLSEHAFAGLLRGARTELVKCKGSDLQVPASAEFVLEGHIVPGDEAPEGPFGDHTGYYNEVDRFPVFTIERITHRRQPIYHSTYTGRPPDEPAILGVALNEVFVPILQKQFPEITDFYLPPEGCSYRMAVVSMKKQYAGHAKRVMMGVWSFLRQFMYTKFVIVVDDDVDAREWRDVIWAMTTRMDPARDTVMIENTPIDYLDFASPVSGLGSKIGFDATNKWPGETTREWGRPIVMDEAVKQRVDEMWESLGID
- the xth gene encoding exodeoxyribonuclease III: MKIASWNVNSLRVRLPQVLDWLAQAEPDVLALQETKLPDDQFPAEEIRAAGYEVVYSGQKTYNGVALLARTAIADVVTDVPDLDDHQRRILAGTVGDVRVLNLYVVNGQEVGSDKYAYKLDWLDKVTRYVEQDMKAYPNYVILGDFNIAPDDRDVHDPEAWHERILCSTPEREALQRLLALGFEDSFRRFEQEENLFSWWDYRAAGFRRNRGLRIDLILASLAMAESCTASMIDVAPRRLERPSDHAPVVAEFGLAAAA